Below is a genomic region from Phacochoerus africanus isolate WHEZ1 chromosome X, ROS_Pafr_v1, whole genome shotgun sequence.
CCTGGAGCCCAAGGCTTGTGGGAATCCCATAAGTTCCCACCTGCTGCAGCTGCTCAGAACTAACCACAGCCCCAGGATCTGGGAGTTGCAGCCAAAGCAAACCCCACCCCCTTGATGAAAATCTGGTGCCGACTTCGCCCTAGGGAGCCATAGGCCACCTGAATGACCTTCCTGCCTCTATGGCGCCAGGTCAGCTGGGCTGCCCTTCCTGCTGCCCTTgctgctccccagccctcccctaCCTGGATCCCCGTTCTTGCTCTTACCCGCTGGGTGAGCCCCAGCCAGGTGGGGCTGCCGGCTGAGATCACCACTCCTGACGACAGCCACGGTGTCTCTGCCAATGGCTCCCTGACTTGGCAGGAATTCCCCTTCTCGAGTTGCCTGTGGATGCCCCGGCTGTGCCATGCAGCGTGCGTGGTCAGCTTCTCTCCTTCCAGCCCTGTTCTCCCCACCTCTCCAAGCCCAACTCGGTCCTCTCTGGCCTCAGATGTGGGGTCCTTCTGGGAGCAGAGGGGCCTCCTGAGCGTGTACAGCCTGCATAGGACCACCTCCCCGCTTCTGCACTCAACTTGCCTTTCCGCCTTGGCTGCTTcctcagcccctctgccccctctttTAAGCAGTGCCTCATACCCTATGTTCTGCAAATCACCTCAGGTTCTCTGGAGACAAGGTGGCTGGTCGCTTCCCCCCTCCCTTAACCCCTTAGCCTCGACAAATTCTATTCAAACCTGTGGCCAGAGCAAATACCACAGTGCCACAGCCTCTGTGGCCATGGCCCTTACTTTCCACCACAGACACATGCTAGAGAAGTCTCCTATCAATCAGACTTTCAGAATGAGGAGCATATTCAAAAGCCAAGagaggaggtcccgttgtggctcagcaggttcagaaccttactagtatccatgaggatgtggggtcgatccctggcctggctcagtggattaaggatctggctttgccacaagttgcagcataggtagcagatgcagctcggacctggcattggtgtggctgtggcgtaggccggtggctgaggcgtagaccggtggctgaagctctgattcaacccctagcttggggacttccatatgccatgggtgcagccctaaaaagacaggaaaaaaaaaaaaaaggcttggagAGAAGTTACGGTTTAAAGGAATCCTCCTAACTCTGAAGCTGAGAAACCCCTGTAATGCCTTCTCCAGATTTGTCTCTATTGGGTTGACATAACAAGGCCCTAGATAGATCCAGATGATGGATCAAGGTTGCAGCTGGGCATCAGAAGGAGTTTTTGCTCTAAAAACATTGTTGAGTAGCTGTAAAATAGAAGAGTTCCTTGGGATAGGTTATACCAAAGTGCTCCTTCCTGGGAGATGATCTGTTGCCTGGCCCATATTGGGGGGTAAAGGTGTGGGTGGTGCCCAGGCCAGAGCACAGGCATGCCAGTGGGAGGGTGTAGTTGGGAGCAACTTCCCAGATCAAGACtttcatctgggagttcctgttgtggcgcagtggaaatgaatccgattagtcaccatgagattgtgggtttgatccctggccatgcccagtgggttaaggatctggcactgccatgagctgtggtgtaggttgcagatgcacctcggatctggtgtggttgtagctgtggcataggccggcagctgcaaatctgattccactcctagcctgggaacttccatatgccgtgaggcgagtatggccctgaaaagacaaaaaaaaaaaaaaaaagaaagaaagaaaagaaaaaggcagaaaaatgaaaaatggagggCTTTACATTTCCCCTCCAGGTTTTTCCTAGGACAGGCCCTGGCATCCTGAGAGCCCCTACAAAACTTCAGAGGAGCTTTGGGTTTCACTTCTtggaggggctggaggcagggagctCGGGGCCTGCCTGGAGGGAAATGCCAGCCCCACGGAGGAAGTGCTGGGGCCCTGAGTGAGTGCTCTGCGTGTCCACCCTGTGCTGCTGGGAGGCGCTGTCCCCACTTGCGAGCCAGTCAAAGATTTGGGAAACAGATTCAGTGCCCTTCAGGTCAGCCCTCGAGGTTGGCTGGAGATttgaggggtgggctggggggagggaccCAATCTTGTGGTTCATTTGCCAAAAATAAGGAAGAACTGGCTTCAGGCGGAGTTCAGTAAATGAGGACAAGCCCTCTGGAGTCTCTAATCCCGCTGGTCCCGGGCCCCTCTCTTGGGGCCTAGGCTCAGCCAGGAAAAGTCCCTTGGACAAGGGCCAAGGGCAGGCGGCTGCTCTGGGGCACCTATGAGAGGCAGCACAACATCCAGAATTTTCGGGCCAGCCACTGTCCAGTGGAACCAGAGTTAAGCCCTCAACCCCTGACATCCGCTGGCCCAATACCCATCTTGTGTGGCCGGCAGCCTCATTGTGCCCCCACAGCCCCCTGGATTCCAAATGACACTCCAGAGGTGCCTCTCCTCAAGGCTGCAGGAAGCACTAGGGGGCCCAAGGAAGCCTTGGCCAAGGAGCTGCTGCTAGGGGGCAGGGATTGGCGTGGAGGCGCGGAGGGAGGCCAACACCTAGAGGTCTTGCTGGAGGAGAGCACCAAGCGGTTTCTGTGGCCCTTGAGTGTGCTGGGGGACAGGGACGCAAGACAGGGTGCTGGGCGCTCCCTCCTCAGATGGAGAGGAGGCTCCGGCCAGCGGAGGGGGCTCTGGTCACATCGCACGAGGTGCTACGTATTATGCATGTTATGGCGCCCCCTGGAGTTGTGCCGGGAGGGGGCAATAAGGacagacccaggagagctgggtCCTCGGCATTGGGGATGTGGTGGGGTAATGGGGAGAGGCTGTGAGGGGGACTTAGGCCCCAACTTCACCCACGTCACATCCTGCCAAGGGGCGGTTCTGGGCTGAGGTCTGTACTGTAGGGGGAGGTAGAGGACTCTGCTCTTGCAGGCTTGCCCGAGCCGTGCACGAGACAAGCCCAGCAGGCATGCCCTCAGATCCCCCATCCTGCCCCCCGGGACGGGGGTCTAGGGTGGCTGTCGTGGTGGTTGTTGTTGAATCCAGAAAAATACAACATTTAATGTCTATAAAGGTGCAGTATGAGTCATTTCACGGAATGTCTAGGCCCTTTCACTGGCAGCAAACAAACTTTCCAGCCCTCTTTTGAGGAAGCCATCCAactgggctgctgctgctggtttgTGTGTGAGGgcgtgagagtgtgtgtgtgggtctgtgtgtggGATGGGTCTCTGGAGGGCCTTGCCTGCATATGTGTGAGTCCATGTGTGTCCCTTCAGATGTGAGTGAGAGTATAACTGTGCccggagtgtgtgtgtgtgcgggtgTGTGTACCCGGACACACACGGGCTCGACTCCTGGATGTGAGGGGCAAGTCCCctcgtgcatgcgtgtgtgtttgtgcagggcatgtgcatgtgtgtgtctgcaaGGCAGTGTGGTTTGTGAGCCTGTGCGTCTGAGGTTGTCTACGTGTACATTTTTTCCTCGTCGCTGCCAAATTATCTTCCCATCTCTCCCCTCACAAAGTGAAGGTCTGGCTGAGGGAAGTCTAAAGggggggcagctggggaggggagaggggctggagggaaaCCAAAGCAATTCCACTGTCGGAGGAAAGTGTCAGCCAAGGATGAAACTGAAACCGAGGCAGCAGCTCGAAGGCACCAGCACCCTGGGATCGTCCAGGGGCTTCGGTTCCTCCCACTCCCCCGCCTCCTCCAGCCGGCTGTGGAAATTAGTCAGCCTGAAATTCCCATCCCTGCAGCCTCGACTTGGGGTTGAGACGGCGAGGCCCGGGCTAGAAATTGGCCCGTGGTTAGCACGTGACCCCATTAGCGCCCATTATCACATTAACACAAATTAGTCTATCAGATCCTCTCCCAGTCACCTAGTggggcccagggccaggctggagTGAAAGGCTGCAGTGCAGGCCCCGCTCTGGGAGGAGAAGCCAGCATGTGGGCATCAAGGGAGGGGGCGGGCCCAGGACTGTGGCAGGTCAGGCTGGGGACAGAAAGAGGAGACAGGGGACATCAAGCTTGGACAATACAATCCTTTTCCTAGGTCGTGCTCTGGGAGGAGACACCTTGGGGAGGGGGTTGGTAGAAAGGAGGGGGTTTCCAGGAATAGCTGGGCACCGCCCTGTAGGAAGGAGGCCCGGGCTCTGAGGTCTGGGCGGGAGACAGTCGGTATTTCTCCTGGCACACAGTGAAACCTGGGAACGTTTAGGatcctttggggtttttttttccccctttcctcttctttatgGAAAAATCCTTAGATAACTTTCTCAGATGGCTTTGGACATCCTGAGAGCAGCGGGGCTGGACTGATTGACAGAGGAGAAGAGGCACCAGTACAGGGCACAGCTTTCACATCTTGGCACAGAGGAGACACACTCTacccatatatttatatgtaaagttGTATCATGGGAAGAGCCAGCTACCAGAACCTCTGGAAAGGGTGAGGCTGGAGCCcccagcacctttttttttttttttttttgcagcttaaAGGTGCCTGGCCACAGGTTATTTTTGTGCCCTGATACTCTCAATATGTTAACTAACCAGCCACCACATAACCATGAACCAACACGGGAAGGTCAGCTGCATCATGACTTCTAGAGCTCGGGGCCTGCACGGAGGTAAGGCCCAAAGCTCTATCAACCAAGGCCAAGGCTGCAAGTTTGAGCCCCAGATGggcctctttgctttttttcttacataGCTGCTGAAGACCGGATTGACGAGCACAGAAGAATCCCTCACCATCGCCCTACATCCAGCCCAAGGCTGAGCCCCTACCCCTATCCAGCCAGAACCCTGGTCCCAGActgcgcccccaccccagccacagtcTGTCCCTTTGCAGGAGACGCATTCTTGGTCTCAAAGGAGCCAGGCTGGAGAGTGGCTTTTCAGCGAAACCCACCCCTAGCACCCGAGACGCGACTCAGAGTTTCCATTCCGCTGCCTGCGGGTCAAGAGGGCCATCCCCAGAGAGGAAACGCTGCCCCTAAACCGCGATCCCTGAGCTGGAGGCGAGCCTCCCCGAGCTCCGGGGGCCCGGGAGGCGGCCGGAGGGACCCTGAAGCACGCACCAGACGGCCTCACGCCGGGACGCTATCGCAACAGGTCGGCTCTCCAGACTCTGCCGCCACTCGGGTGGGAGTGCCGGGCCCGAGGAGCAGTGGGGGTTGTggcggcccctccccacccccttgctcGACCCTCCGGCTCTGCACCCCCGGGATTCCCGCGGGGACCGAGCTCCCCACCCCGAACCCCAGCAGCGCGCCCAGGGCGCCTCTACAGCGCCACCTGCAGGCGGAACGCGCGCCGCGCCGCGTCTCTGGCCGAGGCGGGAACTGGCGGCCGAGCGGGCGGAGGAGGAGACCGCGAGAGGTCCGTTCTCCTGGCCCGAGCGGTCCCCGTTCGCCAGCGGCTTCCTCGCTCCGTGCCGGCCCCGAGAGCCTGGTCAGTCCGAGCCCCGTCCCATGCCCCGCCTGGCGCTCCGACCTTCCACTCCTGCCGCTGCATCGGAGCGGCCTCCTCCCCCGGGCGCCTCTTCTCGGGAAGCAGTGAAGTCACACGGAGCCCGACCCGCTGACTCATGAGAATCCTCCCTCCTCTCCGGCAACACCCCTTGAAACTTCCCCTCAATCCCttctttcctgcccctccccccccgtTCCTCGAACCCCGTCGGGCGAGCTGGGGCTGCTCCGGACTCCTGGGGTAGGACCCGGTGGGACAGCTGGGAGGCGAGTGGCGGACGGGAGTCCCCGCGGAGACCTCCGCGCTCGGCCCGCCTCGCCACGCCGCGCCGTTCTGGGGCGCACAGGGGATGCCCCGGAGGGAAGCGCACGTTTGCAACTTTGAGCAGAACTCCCATCAAAGTATCCTTTTTGCAGTTATCCACCTCGGGGCTTCAGGACTGGCTGGGGAGTTCACTTGGAAGCTGAGGTCTCTTTGGAACCTCTTGTGCCAATGAACAGGCCAGCATATGGGCTGGCGCCACCAAGGGGACAAATGTGGAGTGCTCTGAGCCTTGGGCCGCCCTCGACCCCTGCATTAAGTCAAGCGGATCCATCGCTTGAGAGGCTGCTATAGCCTTCCTCCAAGTTCCCTAGAACTTGGTACTGGCCCAGGccagggtgaggtgggggtgaCTTTGAGGCCACCGAGTCCCTGTTTAAACCACcagtctctgccccacccccGAACTGTGCTTCTAGTTTGAAGACTCCCACGCAGGGTTGCTTGGGATATTTGTCTCAATAAAGGGGAGCCTCAGGCCCGGACGAGAGAAGGCTTCAAGCTGGAGGGGTTCTGCAGGTCTGCTCTGAAACACCTAatactctcctttccttcttgagGGACAGAGTTCCTTAAACATCCTTTTCCACCCAGCAAATCAGGGGGCTGGGTTTTCTCTCCCTGTATGCAGTTTCCTTTTGTCTCTGCTGTAAGAGCTGGGTGGTGAAACTTGCACACTTCCTGGCTCACTTGTCTCTGCACTTTGGGGCACAGCTTTGCCAAGGCCATGGCCAATGTGGAAATGGCCATGGACTGAGAGCAAAGGGGGTGTACAGGGTAGTCTTGGGCTTTGGGGCTTTATGTGGAATGAGGGGGGTTACTTGATGCTGAGAACTAATTATCTCAGCATCAAGTTGAAAGCTGCCTGGGTTATGGTGGCTGTTTACCAGCCAGCTCTGCAGAGTGTGTTTGTTGGAGCTTGGGAGCCACAGAATGGTTGGGTAGGAATATATGTGCTAGGATCATGGCTGAGAATAGTTTCACCACAGAGCCTTCCTGGGGAAATTCTGGGCTTGAAGCCAGTCTTTTTTAGGGGCTAAAGGATGTCACCTTGCATGTTAAGGCTGTCAAACTCCCCATGGAGAGCAAATCAGGCAAGGAGCAATGTCTAGGGGCCTAGGTCTAGATGTAACTTGTTAGGTCAAAGAAAAATCGTAACActcaaactaaaacaaacaaacaaacaaaaagaacctgTAAATCAAGTTGGGCCAAAGGAACTGCAGAGGCAAAGTGGAGGATGTTTGCCAAGGGCTTGGAGTCCCATTAGCATCTGCTCCTGACCTTCGAGATGAAAGGCAACTGAGTCCACAGCGAGATGAAGAAAGTCCTGGGCAAGCACCCGAGAGACTTTTCCATACACAGGAGATTAGAGCTGAGGGTGGAGGGGTGATCTAGTCTGttcccctcattttacagatgaggctgcCAAGACCTAGGAAGACAGCTGCTCTGGGTGACTGGCAGAGCTGACACTCACATCCTGAAAAGTGCTTTCTGCTGCGCACCACAGCTTTGGGGAGGGCGGCAGGGAGGGCTTACTGGGACCTGAAGAAGAAACATGGGGAGAAGGAAaacaaggaggaaaggaggggaaatgAAGGGGCTGGGGAAAagtgaagaggaggagggggatcTCTTTGGGCAAGGAGACTGCCAGCTCCATCCTCTGTATGGGTATATTCTACATACTCATTTCAGTAGACATTTGCATGTTCTGTTCCTAGAGGTGAGTGAAGAGAACCAAGACTGCAGAGAGAACCAAGATTTGGACAGAGCAAGAAGAACCTGGACTAGGTGGAAGCAGAACAATAGCCATCGGAGGAGTGACAAAGTTCCAGTGCAAACTCACATCCTACTCCTTGCACTCCTGGTGCACCGATCCTTCCTGTCCAGCTATCTGTGTCCGCCGCTAGATTATAAAGccactgagggcagggactggatATTACTCATCTTATCTCGGGGCCGTGGCACATGGCACATGGTAGTTGCACAGTATGTTTGCTAGCTGACCAATAAATCCATTTATGAGTGTCTGTATGTGTTCACGAAATCAACTCCCATGATGGGTGCTCCTCCAGAAGCATCTCTGTGTTGTGCTGCAAATGCAAAGACAGCACAGGTGGAAAGAGGCCTGGGAAGCCAGGCACCTCTGCCCAGACACTGGATGTGACTCCCGGGCTTCTCCAACGGGGACACAGGCCTTAGAGGCACCACTGGAACTAGGTAAGGCCATCGGGAAGGCGAAAGATCAGGCGAAGCTCACGGGTGGGCCTCTGGAAGGCATTTTGGTTCTTCGTCTCCAGATTGTCAATGCCCACCAGCCAAAGACCACTAGGACATTCTCGTGGTTGAATAAACTGGGTTTGCTGCTTGCTGCCGTGAGAAAGTGCACCGTGGAGAACCCGGGCCGTCTCAGGAAGAGCGTGCCTGGAAGGATTTGGGGAGGGTTTAAGGAAGCTAGGCTTTGCTCTGGTTGGATGCTGTCAGGAGGTGTCTTGTTAAACAAATTATATCCAATAGGAGGGCAGACGAGAGTGAGGCTCAATCAGTAATTGGTAAGGAAGCAGCAGTCACTTAGATCGGCCAGGCTGGAGGGTGGTGTTTGGTCATTTCTGTGGTTTGGGCAATGTTCGTGGTTTCGCCCATGTTCACACGTAATTCTGGAGTAGTCTTGTTTTTGTCTCCATCCCCCACGGTCAGGGTGACCTCTGTGATGCTAATGTCCTATGAACCTGTTTATGTTCCACAGAACACCAGTTTTTAGCAACATCAAGGCCTTAGGAGAGTCCCAGGCCAGCTTCCAGCTATCAGGGGCTgcgtttctctttctctttcatcatcTAGAAATGATCACTGTTTTCCCACCAAGGCTTGGCAGCCCGGTATTTAAATATTCAGGCCCTCCCTGTACTCTGACCCAGTCACACCCAATCTGCAGAaccagccaggccagggaatgtCATCACTGGCCGGggctgtgtgtctctgtgtgtggtTTTGTGTACATGTGGCTGTGCCCGCCAGAAATTCCCTGATAAGATGGGAAAGAGGCCAGGGGCAGTCTTGCTTCACCTCAGGGCCCGGCACCTTTCTGCCCAGAGAGCAAGGCACTGGGATTGCATCTTGACAATCTCTAGGGCTGCGAGTGTGCCCAGCTTTAGGTGGAGTCAGGGAAGGACGGAGGGGATATTGCAGCAGCCAGACCTGAGAGGAGCGGGAAAGGGAAGGGGTAgtgggggaagaggggggagaGTTCCTTTGTATAAATGAGTCTCTAGAGGAGCTGCTGATTTTCCTTCAAGGAAGCAGCCTGCAGTAGGTCGCCGTGggttccccacccccatccctttcTGCTTTAAGCCTCTTGTCTCCAAAACAGGCCCTGTTGATTagcacaacaacaaaaaagtcacaCATGTTGACCTCATCCTCCACTAAGAGGCTTGCTCTGATTCTTTTCCAGTCAAACACGCTTCCTTCCCTCAGGTCCGTCTCACCAGCTAAAGTATGAGGACATCTTGCGTCGTGCTTTACGGGTGGCCAGGCAAACACTAGTACCAACATCAAGTGGTGCCGTGGTACCATCAGACATGAGCTGTAAGATGGCAAAGAAAAGCGAAGTTGAAGTCAAGCGGGTGAGCTGCGAAAGCTTGATATGTTGGCACAGCCCCAACTGTGCAGGGCGTGACTAGCCCTGTACTGCACTGTGCTGTGGCCCAGCTAATCACAGGCCAGCTACCAAGGGCCAAACCTCAGCTGGCACCACTCGTCTGTTCAGTCAGAAATTgatcttgtggagttcccattgtggtgcagcggaaacaaacccaactaggaaccatgaggatttaggttccatccctggcctcgctcagtgggttaaggatccggcattgccgtgagctgtggtgtaggtcacagacacagctcacatctggcgttgccgtggctgtggcgtaggccggcagctccagctccagttagacccctagcctgggaacctccatatgccacaggtgcagccctaaaagaaagacaaaaaaaaaaaaaaaaaaagaaagaaagaaactggtcCTTGTGATTCTTCGGGGCCTAGACAGCTTAAATGCATCCGTGATTGAGTGGCGAGTCGTGGCAATGGGTGAAGTGATGAGGGTCTGATAACCCGGATTACAGAGAACAGAGGCTACAAGACAGAGGCTCACTTTTATAGTAAACCCTGTTATCCAGCATCATTCAACCAAGTGACCTAGCTCTTGTCAGCACTTTGCAGGGTTTTAGGGGGTAGAGCTCGTCATCCCCATCCTGAGAAAAAGGTCTCTGCTCTGGGATATCTTGTGATCAATTTAGGGAGCAAACACTAATAGTGCAGAGAATGGTCTAAAGAACAATCAAGTTCAAAGGCAGAAAGTGCAATTGGAATTCAGAGATGAAATCATGCGTGGGCACTAGTCCAACTGGTACCACGTCACCATGGAGAGATTTCATTTGGGCCTTGAAAGATGAGCAGGATTTGGAAATGTACGAGGTAACAGGGACAGTGTTCCAGATGTGAAAAGCACGAACAAAAATTTAAAGGTGGCAATGATCCAGATGTGGACATGCACGTGAGGTCATGGGAGAGGAGACCCACAGCGCAGAGTGGGCTGAGGTCAGGAGTGCTTCGGAAGGCTTTGCACTTGATGTGGTTGGTGACAGGCAGGCAGTGTACATTCGTTAACATGGGtgaggagaggggacagggacCAAGTGATGCTTTAGGAAGTGATCTAGCAGCAGTGGCTGACTGTGGATGGATGCTCTGATTGATCTCCACTCTTGGTGTGTCCACAGTGCTTTGTGTgtcttcctagggccacacctgactGTATTATACGTCTGTGTTCACACGTCTGCTTTCCTCACTGACACCAGGTGCTCCTTAAGAGAAGAGGCCATGTTTTCTCCATCTTATTATTGTGCCATCTACCTGGctcatagtaggcactcaatgaACACTGAACAGATCGTTTCATTTTCATGAATGAATTATTGTGACATTCCATACAAGGATGACAACTGTTAAAGAATTCGACTACACTGCACATAAAACAAGGTGAATcacaatttgattttttaaaaaatatggtctGTGAAATGCTTCAGGATCTTACAGTGTCTTACCACCCACCATCTTTGTAAGTAGTAATTACCGTAAAAGTCCTGTTTCACAAGACACTAGATGAGTTTTCTACCTACGGATTTAGATTATGTTATGTATCAGATCATATTTCACTAAACCTGTATACATATAGTAAGAACATGATCTAGTGTAgctaattcttcttctttctttcttccttttttttttttggccatacctgcagcatgtggaagttccgggccaggaaccaaacccataccacagcagtggcctagcagctgcagtggcaatgccaggtccttaacccactgtgccacaagggaacccttGCAGCTAATTCTTAAAGTGAACATTTGTCCTGTTCCAGTGTTCAGAAGGGATTTCACTGTAGCTGCAACTCCCTTTAAACAAACCAAATACTGGAACAAAATCCAGCCttataataatgttttaataaaaatattcataataggGCTCTTGAAAGTAGTAAAAATTTCCTCTTAATTGAACTAAGATTTGATTTTTACATTaatagtctacaaataacaaatgctagagagggtgtggagaaacgggaaccctcctatactgttgct
It encodes:
- the LOC125117898 gene encoding collagen alpha-1(I) chain-like encodes the protein MQIPGDAFLVSKEPGWRVAFQRNPPLAPETRLRVSIPLPAGQEGHPQRGNAAPKPRSLSWRRASPSSGGPGGGRRDPEARTRRPHAGTLSQQVGSPDSAATRVGVPGPRSSGGCGGPSPPPCSTLRLCTPGIPAGTELPTPNPSSAPRAPLQRHLQAERAPRRVSGRGGNWRPSGRRRRPREVRSPGPSGPRSPAASSLRAGPESLVSPSPVPCPAWRSDLPLLPLHRSGLLPRAPLLGKQ